The following DNA comes from Phytohabitans rumicis.
TGGACGCGGTACGCCGACCACGTCAAGGCCGGCAACCCGCTGACCGTCTTCCTGGTCAGTTCCGAACTGGGTGACTGGAACTTCGGCACGGTCGGGCAGCGCCTCGACATCACCAGCTACGCGACCATCTGGGCGCGCATCACCGACGAGATCGCGGGCCCGTACGCGCTGACGCTCTTCGCCGGTCTGGCGTTCGCGGCCCTCGGTCCGGCGCTCGTCGACCGGGTCCGCGGGCTGGGCTGGGCCGGCGCCATGGTCGTCGCGCCGTTCCTGTTCTTCAACCTGTACGTGCACCACAGCTACTACCTGTGCGCGATCGTCCCCGCCGTCGTCATGCTCGCGGCGCTGGGGATCGACGGGCTGGTCGGGCTCGCCCGGGACCGGTCGCGCCGGGTCGTCCTGGCCGGGGCCGTGCTGCTGTTCGTGCTCGTCAACAGCGCCATCAGCCCGCTCGGACGCAACGACATCAAGGAGTGGCACGAGGACGCGCGTGCGCCCGGAGCCGTGCATGTGATCTCCACGTACACGGAGCCGGGCGCGAAGCTCATATTGATCGGCTGTGATTGGGATCCCGTACTCCCGTACCTCACGCACCGGGACGCGGTGATGTTCCGTGGCAAGGATGGTCGCGCCTACTGGGACCAGGCCGGCGACGCCACGGAGTACGGCTGGCTGTACGCGTGCAAGGACGACGCCGACCCGAAGCCGTATCTACCTCCGGGCGCGACGGCGACCCCGTCGGGACAGAAGGCGTTGTGGCGGGTGTCTCACGCCGGCTGAACGGCGGCGCGCATCCGCCGGCCGCGCAGCAGTGCGATCCCGAGGCCGATGGCGAATCCGGCGGCCGTGCCGGCGATCGTGCGCAGTTGCCAGCGCACCGGCGCCGGCCGGTCCGGAACGCTGGCGGCCCGCTCGATGGAGACCGCCGTGTTGGCCGGAATATCCGTGGAGGGCTCTTCCTGGGCGGCGATCTTTCCCAGTTCGGCCGCGAGCGCGTTCGCGATGGTGACGGCCCGGGAGGCGGACGCATCGGTGACGGTGACGTCGATCACGTGTGTGTCGAACGGCGACGACGCGGTGATTTCCGCACCGAGTTGCTCCGGCGTGAGCGGCAGGCCGAGGGCGTCGATGACCGGATCGGTCACCCGCGAGGTCGGCAGCATGGCCGTGTACGACTTGACCCGCCGTTGCATCAGCCGGTTGGTCTGCGCCGACGGGCTGGCGGACGCCGGGCCGTCCGTGGTCGTCGGGGAGCCGGTGGTTGCCGGGACGAAGGACACCAGCAGGCGCACCTCGGTCCGGTAGACCGGCGCTTCGCGATCAGCCAGGACGCCCAGGCCCACACCGCCGCACATCGCCAACACGGCGATGAGGAGCCAGTTCGCCCGGATTGACCGGACATAGAGGGCGGCGTCCATTTATCTCCATAACAGGGTGTGCGGGCTCGGGTCGCGAAGAGAGTACCTGGGATGCCTGTAACGGTACGGAAACCCGGCGACTTGCGGTGCCCGGCACCATCGGGTAGGAAGGTCCAGCGACCTGGGCGCCAGACAAAGTC
Coding sequences within:
- a CDS encoding YveK family protein; this translates as MDAALYVRSIRANWLLIAVLAMCGGVGLGVLADREAPVYRTEVRLLVSFVPATTGSPTTTDGPASASPSAQTNRLMQRRVKSYTAMLPTSRVTDPVIDALGLPLTPEQLGAEITASSPFDTHVIDVTVTDASASRAVTIANALAAELGKIAAQEEPSTDIPANTAVSIERAASVPDRPAPVRWQLRTIAGTAAGFAIGLGIALLRGRRMRAAVQPA